The Amaranthus tricolor cultivar Red isolate AtriRed21 chromosome 2, ASM2621246v1, whole genome shotgun sequence genome contains the following window.
attttatggtgaAGATGAATCAAATGGTTATGTTATGTAAATTGAGTAAGGGCAGTGTTTAGAgcccataattttatttttatcaagtATTAGTTCACTCAGTGAACTAATACTTAGTGAACATCACTGATTGAATCATGTCTTTTGATTTAGAATTATATGTACTTAATTTTGAaagatttattttgatttagaaAGATCTATTTATTGTGATTATAAAGAATTAATTATGAATTACTGTGCTTTGATGTTGTTGGTCCATGTTGGAGGGCGGAGGCTTGGAGCTTCTTATTTGtttgttaaatgttaattagttaatttaatttaattaggaaaTATCAAGTAGTTCAAGTTCAAAGAAGTCAAAAGGCGAGGATAAACAACCCAATCTTCGTGAATTCTTGTTTAAGAGAATGACATCCCAAGGATCATTTAACGAAACCATTGACTCACCTCCTTctcctttaagttcccctccAACTCAAGATGTTAATATGGAAGTAGGTGGTTCAAGTGCTTGTGATGAACCATTGGATGATGATTGTGATGAACCATTGGATGATGATTGGGTGTATGATGTTGAACTTCTTCCTCATGACCCGGGATTGAGAAAAAACATAATGGATTATCCCCCAAATGAAAGAAATCCGGTTAGAAGagcttatattcttaaaaaacctTGCCAACCAAAAACACATGTTTTCCCTCAAAAACAAGTAGGTGGTTTATGCCGTTTTAGTGTCAATTGGTTCAAAAAATGGGATTGGCTTGAATATAGTGTTGAAAAAGATGCCGCATTTTGCTTTGCTTGTTATTTGTTCAAGAGGGATGTTGAAATTTACAATGGGGGTGATGCATTTGTTAATGGAGGGTTTAAATGCTGGAATAAACCGGATAGGTTTCAAAAGCATGTTGGTGGAGTTAAAAGTGCAAATAATGTTGCTTATGAGAAATATGTGAATTTAAGAGATGCAAAAAAGACATCAATTGAAGTTGTGTTTGATAATGAGAGTCAAGCTCAAATGGATTCATATCATATTCGTTTGAATGCATCCTTAACTTGTTTGAGATTTCTTTTGGGCCAAGGTTTGGCATTCCGGGGACATGATGGAAGTGAGGAGTTAAATAGTAGGGGTAACTTTCTTgagcttttgaagtggttaggggAGAAGGTTGATGAAGTCAAACAACATACTTTTCAAAATGGACCCAAAAATTGTCAATTGACATCtcccaaaattcaaaaagacattATCAATTGTTGTGCAAAGGAGACTACCAAGCGCATAATAGAAGAGGTTGGAGATGGTTACTTTTCTATTTTGGCCGATGAATCTAGTGATGTGTCTCAAAAAGAACAACTAGCTCTTGTTTTGCGGTTTGTTAAAAGAGAAAGTGGATCGGTAGTGGAACGCTTTTTAGGCATTGTACATGTGGGTGACACTATCGCTTTATCTCTTAAAGATGCAATTTTGTCCTTGCTTATGGAATATTCATTGAGTCCATCCATGATAAGAGGTCAAGGGTATGATGGGGCGAGTAACATGAGAGGTGAAATCAATGGCCTTAAGACTTTGATTATGAATGATACTCCAAGAGCCTACTACATTCATTGTTTTGCTCATCAACTACAACTAGCTCTAGTTGCGGTTGCTAAAAAGAATGATAGTTGTGGTTGGCCTTTTGAAGTACTTGCAAACTTGTTGAATGTAGTTGGAGCTTCTTGTAAGAGAAGAGACATGATTCGAAAAAAGCAAGCTCAAGTAGTGGCTCAAGCattggaagtgggggaaattgAAAGTGGATCGGGTTTAAATCAAGAACGTGGTTTGAGTAGGCCAGGAGATACACGTTGGGGATCTCATTACAAGTGTCTAATAAATATCACGAACTTGTTTCCTTCAATTATTGAAGTACTTGAGTGGATTGGAAAACATGGCACTTCGAACGATAAGTTCAAAGCTCAAATTGTTTAGGGATTTTTGGAgtcatttgattttgtttttgtggCTCATTTGATGTTGATTATCTTTGGCTACACTAATGATTTATGTATTGCTTTACAAAGAAAGGAACAAGATATTGTTAATGCCATTAGACTTGTTAGTACTACAAAAaatgtgttgcaaaagatgagaGATGAAGGATGGGATAATCTCTTAAAAAAAGTTATTACATTTTGTACTAAACACGAGATTGATGTTCCATCTATAGATGCTCATTATGTGCCTCAAGGAAGAGGAAGACGTTTTGTTCAACAAGCTACAAATCTACATCATTTTCGGGTTGGAATCTTTTTGGAAGTAATTGATTTGCATCTTCAAGAGCTTGATAACCGTTTTAATGAGATTAACATGGAGTTACTTACATGCATGGTCTCTCTAAGTCCTAAAGGTAACTTTTCATCTTTTGATAAAGAGAAGATACTTAAACTTGCTTCTTTATATCCCAAGGAGTTTTCATGTAATGATTTAACGGCTCTTGATCTTCAACTAGATGTGTTCTTGGATACTATGTTAAACGATGAAAGATTTCATGATTTGAAAGATATCAATTCTCTTTCCATGATGCTTGTTGAAACAAAGAGACATGAGACATTTCCTCTTATACATTTGCTAATCAAGttgatgttgattcttcctGTTGCTACGGCAAGTGTAGAAAGAGTGTTTTCCGCAATGACATATGTCAAAAGTAAGTTGAGAAATAGCATGGGTGATCAACTTATGAATGATTGTTTGGTTACTTTTATTGAGAAGGAAGTGTTTCTACAAGTTTCCGATgaaatgattattgatcgttttaAAAGTATGAAGGCTCGAAggatgaatttgtaattttgaag
Protein-coding sequences here:
- the LOC130805754 gene encoding uncharacterized protein LOC130805754, with translation MNAGFDAYGFDAELYEISSSSSSKKSKGEDKQPNLREFLFKRMTSQGSFNETIDSPPSPLSSPPTQDVNMEVGGSSACDEPLDDDCDEPLDDDWVYDVELLPHDPGLRKNIMDYPPNERNPVRRAYILKKPCQPKTHVFPQKQVGGLCRFSVNWFKKWDWLEYSVEKDAAFCFACYLFKRDVEIYNGGDAFVNGGFKCWNKPDRFQKHVGGVKSANNVAYEKYVNLRDAKKTSIEVVFDNESQAQMDSYHIRLNASLTCLRFLLGQGLAFRGHDGSEELNSRGNFLELLKWLGEKVDEETTKRIIEEVGDGYFSILADESSDVSQKEQLALVLRFVKRESGSVVERFLGIVHVGDTIALSLKDAILSLLMEYSLSPSMIRGQGYDGAIGASCKRRDMIRKKQAQVVAQALEVGEIESGSGLNQERGLSRPGDTRWGSHYKCLINITNLFPSIIEGFLESFDFVFVAHLMLIIFGYTNDLCIALQRKEQDIVNAIRLVSTTKNVLQKMRDEGWDNLLKKVITFCTKHEIDVPSIDAHYVPQGRGRRFVQQATNLHHFRVGIFLEVIDLHLQELDNRFNEINMELLTCMVSLSPKGNFSSFDKEKILKLASLYPKEFSCNDLTALDLQLDVFLDTMLNDERFHDLKDINSLSMMLVETKRHETFPLIHLLIKLMLILPVATASVERVFSAMTYVKSKLRNSMGDQLMNDCLVTFIEKEVFLQVSDEMIIDRFKSMKARRMNL